The following proteins are co-located in the Leptolyngbya sp. 'hensonii' genome:
- a CDS encoding surface-adhesin E family protein, translating into MKLALLLLTSFLLTCPLAAQAENWVWVDESTDGTRIYVDQDSIRRQGRFVWYWDLLRRKVPDAAGALSTRTYRSAECNIGTIRNRKVLKYDRNHQLLRSQTHGDRGPLFKVEPNSLAYAALQFACDTQT; encoded by the coding sequence GTGAAACTGGCTCTGCTCTTACTGACCAGCTTCCTGCTCACCTGTCCCCTGGCAGCCCAGGCAGAAAATTGGGTCTGGGTGGATGAATCCACTGATGGCACCCGCATCTATGTGGATCAGGACTCGATCCGGCGACAGGGCCGATTCGTCTGGTACTGGGACTTGCTGCGGCGCAAAGTACCCGATGCGGCAGGGGCCCTATCTACCCGCACCTATCGATCGGCAGAGTGTAATATCGGCACGATCCGGAACCGGAAAGTCCTGAAATACGATCGCAACCATCAACTGCTCCGTTCGCAAACCCATGGCGATCGGGGTCCCCTATTCAAGGTTGAACCCAATTCTCTGGCTTACGCTGCCCTCCAGTTCGCCTGCGATACCCAAACCTAA
- a CDS encoding carbon dioxide-concentrating mechanism protein CcmK: MPIAVGMIETRGFPAVVEAADAMVKAARVTLVGYEKIGSGRVTVIVRGDVSEVQASVAAGIESVKRVNGGEVLSTHIIARPHENLEYVLPMSYTEAVEQFRT, from the coding sequence ATGCCGATTGCAGTTGGCATGATTGAGACTAGAGGGTTCCCTGCTGTTGTAGAAGCAGCGGATGCAATGGTGAAAGCCGCTCGGGTCACCCTGGTCGGTTATGAGAAGATCGGAAGCGGTCGGGTGACCGTTATTGTCCGGGGGGACGTTTCTGAGGTTCAAGCTTCGGTGGCCGCCGGTATTGAGTCTGTGAAGCGGGTCAACGGGGGCGAAGTTCTCTCCACCCATATCATTGCCCGTCCTCACGAGAACCTGGAGTATGTGTTACCGATGAGTTACACCGAGGCTGTAGAACAGTTCCGGACCTAA
- a CDS encoding ATP-dependent DNA ligase has protein sequence MKRFTLLFQALDAPTSTGNKVRALQQYFRQEEPANIVWALSLLLGKARKRLVPVKELRAIFLKKSQLAPWLFEACLAQVGDGVEVISLLLAESGISPQPSITPSLSEWMERIIPGLKDRLSATERHDRVLSWWASLTPSEVFVLNKILTGALRVEGAEKLVIQALGAEYGLPESEVAHRLMEDFDPSIEVFQHLIQVQNLEIVPSQPYPFFLAFPLEADAFFQAEIPSQWQVEWKWDGIRAQLIRRAGQVFLWSRQEVLITHQFPELVDQASVLPDGMVLDGEIVSWDGQRPMNVNDLQKRLGRKKVTRKMITETPIHFLAYDLLEQHGQDIRELPLADRRQALVALLSALPTDRISLSPTLSFTTFVELEDLRSRSREQGAEGLMLKALDSPYGVGRQRGKWWKYKVNPLTLDAVLLYAQANSGNQPHRLPEYTFALWQGNDLIPFARTDVGLNSWELEELDRWIRQHTLEKFGPVRAVEPLQVFEIAFEGIARSNRHKSGLAVRQPRILRWCKDKSAAEADTLQAAFALLEIRK, from the coding sequence ATGAAACGATTCACGCTCCTCTTTCAGGCGCTTGATGCTCCAACCTCAACCGGCAACAAGGTCAGGGCTTTGCAGCAGTATTTCCGGCAGGAAGAGCCTGCCAATATAGTCTGGGCTTTGTCCTTGCTTTTGGGAAAAGCGCGAAAACGGCTGGTTCCTGTCAAAGAACTCAGGGCTATTTTCCTCAAAAAATCTCAGCTAGCCCCATGGCTGTTTGAGGCTTGTTTGGCCCAGGTGGGTGATGGGGTTGAGGTGATTTCCCTTCTCCTAGCGGAGAGCGGGATTTCCCCGCAGCCCTCCATCACCCCATCCCTGTCTGAGTGGATGGAACGGATCATCCCTGGGCTGAAGGACAGGCTATCAGCAACGGAACGCCACGATCGAGTACTGTCCTGGTGGGCGTCCCTGACGCCCTCAGAGGTTTTTGTCCTGAATAAAATTCTGACTGGAGCTTTGCGGGTGGAGGGGGCTGAAAAACTGGTGATTCAAGCTCTGGGTGCAGAGTACGGACTGCCAGAATCAGAGGTTGCCCATCGCCTCATGGAAGACTTTGACCCCTCGATCGAGGTTTTCCAGCACCTGATCCAGGTCCAAAATCTGGAGATAGTACCCTCCCAGCCCTATCCTTTTTTTCTGGCCTTTCCTTTAGAAGCAGATGCTTTCTTTCAGGCTGAAATCCCATCCCAATGGCAGGTGGAGTGGAAATGGGATGGGATTCGGGCACAGTTAATCCGGCGGGCAGGCCAGGTCTTCCTTTGGTCGCGGCAAGAGGTGCTGATCACCCACCAGTTCCCGGAACTTGTCGATCAAGCATCAGTCCTCCCAGATGGGATGGTGCTGGATGGGGAGATTGTGTCCTGGGATGGACAGCGTCCCATGAACGTTAACGACCTGCAGAAGCGTCTGGGTCGAAAAAAAGTGACCCGGAAGATGATCACCGAAACCCCCATCCATTTTCTGGCTTATGATCTGCTGGAACAGCATGGACAGGACATCCGGGAACTGCCCCTGGCCGATCGGCGGCAGGCTCTGGTAGCCCTCTTATCCGCTTTGCCGACGGACCGGATCAGCCTGTCCCCGACATTGAGTTTTACCACCTTTGTAGAATTGGAAGACCTACGATCGCGATCGCGGGAACAGGGTGCCGAAGGGCTGATGCTCAAAGCCCTGGATAGCCCCTATGGGGTGGGTCGGCAGCGGGGCAAGTGGTGGAAATATAAGGTCAATCCCCTGACCCTGGATGCAGTCCTCCTCTATGCTCAGGCCAACAGCGGGAACCAGCCTCACCGACTGCCAGAGTATACCTTTGCGCTCTGGCAGGGTAACGATCTGATCCCTTTTGCCCGGACTGATGTGGGTTTGAACTCCTGGGAATTGGAAGAACTGGACCGCTGGATTCGCCAGCATACACTGGAAAAATTTGGTCCTGTCCGCGCCGTAGAACCCCTGCAGGTCTTTGAGATTGCCTTTGAAGGAATTGCCCGATCGAACCGTCACAAATCTGGCCTTGCCGTTCGCCAGCCTCGGATTCTGCGTTGGTGCAAAGATAAATCTGCCGCAGAGGCCGATACCCTTCAGGCCGCCTTTGCGCTCCTGGAAATCAGAAAATAA
- the map gene encoding type I methionyl aminopeptidase, whose product MNILSNLLPKAIQSPQVRPHRGIEIKSQQEIEIMRQAATIVATVLKEITQMVEPGMTTADLDAYAEKRIRDLGATPSFKGYHGFPASICACINNEVVHGIPSPRKMIRSGDLLKVDTGAYFKGFHGDSCVTIAVGKVSPKADKLMRVAEAALYKGIDQVKAGNCLMDIAAAVQDYVEANGFVVVEDYTGHGVGRNLHEEPSVFNARTYQLPNVRLKAGMTLAIEPILNAGSKVTRKLADQWTIVTVDNSLSAQFEHTVLVTETGYEILTDRSKV is encoded by the coding sequence ATGAACATCCTCTCCAATTTGCTCCCGAAAGCGATTCAATCTCCTCAAGTCAGACCCCATCGCGGCATTGAGATTAAATCTCAGCAAGAGATTGAGATTATGCGGCAGGCCGCAACGATCGTGGCGACCGTGTTGAAAGAAATTACCCAGATGGTAGAACCTGGGATGACCACAGCGGATCTGGATGCCTATGCCGAAAAGCGCATTCGCGATCTGGGAGCCACGCCCAGCTTCAAAGGCTATCACGGCTTTCCTGCTTCGATCTGCGCCTGTATCAACAATGAAGTTGTGCATGGCATCCCCAGCCCCAGAAAAATGATTCGTAGTGGCGATCTGCTCAAAGTGGATACGGGCGCTTATTTCAAAGGCTTTCATGGAGATTCCTGCGTGACGATCGCAGTTGGCAAGGTTTCGCCCAAAGCTGACAAACTGATGCGGGTTGCCGAAGCAGCCCTTTACAAAGGGATTGATCAGGTCAAGGCTGGCAACTGCCTGATGGACATCGCCGCAGCCGTGCAGGACTATGTGGAGGCCAATGGCTTTGTGGTGGTGGAAGATTACACGGGCCATGGGGTGGGGCGAAATCTGCATGAAGAACCTTCTGTCTTCAATGCCCGGACTTACCAGCTCCCGAATGTGCGGTTGAAGGCGGGGATGACCCTGGCGATCGAGCCCATTCTGAATGCAGGGTCCAAAGTGACACGCAAACTGGCGGATCAGTGGACGATCGTGACGGTGGATAATTCCCTCTCGGCGCAGTTTGAGCATACGGTGCTGGTTACCGAAACTGGGTATGAGATTCTGACCGATCGATCGAAGGTTTGA
- a CDS encoding MotA/TolQ/ExbB proton channel family protein — protein MSITELFAKGGVAMWPLLLLSILSLSTIIERLWFWVSILMNEREIVNRILDSAQQDWEAATDMARLASNQPIGRFLHAPLKLRNPDPELFKLALEAAADDELTSMKRGDKILEAVIALSPLLGLLGTVVGLIISLKSIRLGDLATTSTAGVTTGIGEALISTASGLIVAIVSLAFYRLFQGFLFTQVKVFRKAGNDLELLYRQDLQRRAENGPVKSTVVRD, from the coding sequence GTGTCGATCACAGAATTGTTTGCCAAGGGTGGGGTAGCGATGTGGCCCCTATTGCTGCTATCGATCCTGTCTCTGAGCACCATTATCGAACGGTTGTGGTTCTGGGTCAGCATCCTGATGAATGAACGGGAGATCGTCAACCGGATTCTGGATTCGGCTCAGCAAGACTGGGAAGCAGCAACCGATATGGCTCGTTTGGCTAGCAATCAGCCGATCGGTCGGTTTCTTCATGCGCCTCTAAAGCTGCGTAATCCAGATCCGGAGCTGTTTAAGCTGGCTTTAGAAGCGGCTGCTGATGATGAATTAACCTCCATGAAACGGGGGGATAAAATTCTGGAGGCTGTGATAGCCCTGTCTCCCCTGTTGGGACTATTGGGGACTGTGGTAGGGCTGATCATCTCACTGAAATCGATCCGGCTGGGTGATCTGGCAACCACTTCCACTGCTGGGGTGACAACTGGAATTGGGGAAGCCCTGATCAGCACAGCCAGTGGGTTGATTGTGGCGATCGTGAGCCTTGCTTTCTATCGTTTGTTTCAGGGCTTCCTGTTTACCCAGGTTAAAGTCTTTCGGAAGGCTGGCAATGATCTGGAGCTGTTGTATCGTCAGGATTTGCAGCGTCGAGCTGAGAATGGTCCTGTGAAGAGTACTGTAGTCCGAGATTAG
- a CDS encoding CO2 hydration protein produces the protein MVSTVRPPSTHPLAEYVHRLESGGALLRESETNLKEVVGILKSYGIVLDAYWQNLVYVADHQFLLLFPFFKYFNGEITLDKLLRHWWHDRINFEYAEYCMRVMLWHGTGGLDTFLDSDEFKTQSEAAIQAKIKGNPLMQMLHKLFPEFLPEQVRQLVCYSALGQFWRIMSVIFLTLSDDYDAGKIRSIADVVAHVQKGLVDAASTPITYAVTLGGKSYDIIPASYGMTFLMDVAVPYVEAVFFRGTPFFGTVSYNAQANQIPFDQERFTYGALYADPLPIGGAGVPPTLLMQDMRHFLPDYLHEIYRGGLRGEDDLRVKICISFQKSMFCVTTAAIKGLMPHPLDTTDPAEQKANRAYLEGWMDRLKTSCIAAANS, from the coding sequence ATGGTTAGTACTGTTCGACCACCCTCAACCCATCCCCTGGCTGAATATGTTCATCGCCTGGAGTCTGGTGGTGCGTTGTTAAGGGAGTCAGAAACCAATTTAAAAGAAGTGGTGGGCATCCTCAAAAGTTATGGGATTGTCCTAGATGCCTACTGGCAAAACCTGGTTTATGTCGCGGATCACCAGTTTTTGCTCCTGTTTCCCTTCTTTAAATATTTCAATGGGGAAATCACCCTGGATAAGCTCCTGCGGCACTGGTGGCACGATCGCATCAACTTTGAATATGCCGAGTATTGTATGCGGGTGATGCTCTGGCATGGCACCGGCGGGTTGGACACTTTCCTCGACTCCGATGAGTTCAAAACCCAATCTGAGGCTGCTATCCAGGCCAAAATCAAAGGCAATCCTTTGATGCAAATGTTACATAAGCTGTTCCCGGAATTTCTGCCTGAGCAGGTGCGCCAGCTTGTTTGCTACAGTGCCCTGGGCCAGTTCTGGCGAATCATGAGTGTAATTTTCCTGACCCTGTCTGATGACTATGATGCGGGCAAAATCCGCTCGATCGCAGATGTGGTGGCCCACGTTCAGAAGGGTCTGGTGGATGCGGCTAGCACACCCATTACCTATGCAGTCACCCTGGGGGGCAAGTCCTACGACATTATCCCGGCATCCTATGGGATGACATTTTTGATGGATGTGGCGGTTCCCTATGTGGAAGCGGTCTTTTTCCGGGGCACTCCATTCTTTGGGACGGTTTCCTACAATGCCCAGGCGAACCAGATTCCCTTTGACCAGGAGCGGTTTACCTATGGAGCCCTATATGCCGATCCGCTGCCGATCGGTGGCGCAGGCGTGCCCCCAACCTTGCTGATGCAGGATATGCGGCACTTTTTGCCGGACTATTTGCATGAGATTTACCGTGGGGGGTTGCGGGGTGAGGACGATCTGCGGGTGAAAATTTGTATCAGCTTCCAAAAGTCGATGTTCTGTGTGACCACAGCGGCGATCAAAGGATTAATGCCCCATCCACTGGATACCACGGATCCGGCGGAACAGAAAGCGAATCGGGCCTATCTGGAAGGCTGGATGGATCGGCTGAAAACCTCCTGCATTGCTGCTGCGAATTCCTGA
- a CDS encoding carbon dioxide-concentrating mechanism protein CcmK produces MAIAVGMIETLGFPAVVEAADAMVKAARVTLVGYEKIGSGRVTVIVRGDVSEVQASVAAGMESVKRVNGGQVLSTHIIARPHENLEYVLPIRYTEEVEQFRESVNGPRSLPVRS; encoded by the coding sequence ATGGCGATTGCAGTAGGTATGATTGAGACCCTGGGCTTTCCCGCTGTTGTAGAAGCAGCAGATGCGATGGTGAAAGCAGCCCGGGTCACCCTGGTGGGCTACGAGAAGATCGGTAGCGGTCGCGTTACGGTAATTGTGCGGGGAGATGTTTCTGAAGTACAGGCTTCTGTCGCTGCTGGGATGGAATCGGTAAAGCGAGTGAACGGCGGTCAGGTCCTGTCCACCCACATCATTGCTCGCCCCCATGAGAACCTGGAGTATGTTCTCCCCATTCGCTACACGGAAGAAGTTGAGCAATTCCGTGAGAGTGTCAATGGCCCTCGTTCTCTCCCGGTTAGGTCCTAG
- a CDS encoding EutN/CcmL family microcompartment protein produces MQIAKVRGTVVSTQKDPSLQGTKFLLLQFVDEAGNLRPDYEVAADSVGAGVDEWVLVSRGSAARQLSGTERRPLDALVVAIIDTVSVDNALLYSKREAYR; encoded by the coding sequence ATGCAGATTGCCAAAGTTCGCGGCACGGTCGTCAGCACACAGAAAGACCCCAGCCTTCAAGGGACCAAATTCTTGCTTCTGCAATTTGTGGATGAAGCAGGCAATTTACGCCCTGATTATGAGGTTGCGGCTGACAGTGTGGGTGCAGGGGTAGATGAGTGGGTGCTTGTCAGTCGTGGAAGTGCTGCTCGTCAGCTCTCTGGGACTGAACGGCGTCCACTGGATGCCCTCGTTGTAGCGATTATCGACACTGTCAGTGTGGACAATGCTCTGTTGTATAGCAAACGAGAGGCCTACCGTTAG
- a CDS encoding NADH-quinone oxidoreductase subunit M — MLSGLIWIPILGAVLIAFWPGTLIEKRSRLLAAILTTVTLVITIALGIQFDVSNISWQFGEQLPWIDALGLTYQLSVDGLSLPLVVLNSLLTLIAICSTDSSVNRPRLYYSLMLMLNAAVAGAFLAQNLLLFFIFYELELIPLYLLIAIWGGARRGYAATKFLLYTALSGVLVLAAFLGLTWLSGAYDFKYDPLLAQALPVAQQLILLAALLIGFGIKIPLVPFHTWLPDAHVEASTPISVLLAGVLLKLGTYGLLRFGLGLFPEAWQVLAPWLATWAVLSVLYGALTAIAQKDMKKMVAYSSIGHMGYILLAVAAATPLSIMGAVFQMISHGLISALLFLLVGVVYQKAGSRDLDELQGLLNPERGLPLIGSMMVVGVMASAGIPGMVGFISEFLIFRGGFPIFPVQTLLCMVGTGLTAVYFLLLVNRAFFGRLSPRAMNLPPVSWGDRVPAFILTVLVALLGLQPGWLTHWSETTTTALTPQIPAITVGSAHPAVLSPPIRLQAFSSEEP, encoded by the coding sequence ATGTTAAGCGGTCTGATTTGGATCCCCATTTTGGGGGCTGTCCTGATTGCCTTCTGGCCTGGAACTTTGATTGAAAAAAGATCTCGACTTCTGGCTGCCATTTTGACAACGGTAACCCTGGTGATCACGATCGCCCTCGGCATCCAGTTCGATGTCAGCAATATCAGTTGGCAATTTGGGGAGCAGTTGCCCTGGATTGATGCCCTGGGATTGACCTATCAGCTCAGTGTGGATGGGCTGTCCTTGCCGCTGGTGGTCCTGAATAGCCTGTTGACCCTGATTGCTATCTGCAGTACCGATAGCTCAGTGAACCGCCCTCGTCTCTACTACAGCCTGATGCTGATGCTCAATGCTGCTGTAGCAGGGGCATTTCTGGCCCAGAATTTGCTCCTGTTTTTTATCTTCTATGAGTTGGAACTAATTCCCCTCTATCTGCTGATTGCCATCTGGGGCGGAGCTCGACGAGGCTATGCGGCGACCAAGTTCCTGCTTTACACTGCTTTGTCAGGAGTGCTGGTTCTGGCGGCCTTCCTGGGGTTGACCTGGTTGAGCGGGGCCTATGACTTTAAGTATGACCCCCTGCTGGCGCAGGCCCTGCCCGTGGCCCAGCAGTTGATTCTGCTGGCTGCCCTGCTGATTGGATTTGGCATCAAAATTCCGCTGGTTCCCTTTCATACCTGGTTGCCCGATGCCCATGTGGAAGCCTCTACCCCGATCTCGGTTTTATTGGCCGGGGTGCTGCTGAAGTTGGGTACCTATGGTCTTTTGCGATTTGGCTTGGGGTTGTTTCCAGAAGCCTGGCAGGTGTTGGCTCCCTGGTTGGCAACCTGGGCTGTGCTCAGTGTTCTGTATGGGGCTCTGACCGCTATTGCTCAGAAAGATATGAAAAAGATGGTGGCCTATAGTTCGATCGGTCACATGGGCTATATTCTTCTGGCTGTGGCTGCGGCAACCCCCCTGAGTATTATGGGAGCGGTGTTTCAGATGATCAGCCATGGTCTGATCTCGGCCCTGCTATTCCTTCTGGTTGGGGTGGTTTATCAGAAGGCGGGTAGCCGTGATCTGGATGAATTGCAGGGGCTGCTGAATCCGGAGCGAGGGCTGCCCCTAATTGGGAGCATGATGGTGGTTGGGGTTATGGCCAGTGCAGGGATTCCCGGCATGGTGGGATTTATTTCTGAGTTTCTAATTTTTCGGGGTGGGTTTCCGATTTTCCCCGTCCAGACTTTACTTTGCATGGTGGGAACGGGTCTGACGGCGGTTTATTTCCTATTGCTGGTCAACCGGGCTTTCTTTGGTCGCCTTTCCCCCCGAGCCATGAACTTGCCGCCGGTGTCCTGGGGCGATCGGGTTCCGGCCTTCATTCTGACGGTGCTGGTTGCCCTACTGGGATTACAACCAGGTTGGTTGACCCACTGGAGCGAGACGACGACAACAGCCCTGACCCCCCAGATTCCAGCGATCACAGTTGGTTCCGCCCATCCGGCAGTACTCTCTCCCCCAATCCGTTTGCAAGCATTTTCTTCCGAGGAGCCTTGA
- a CDS encoding NAD(P)H-quinone oxidoreductase subunit F — protein sequence MNQFLLQSSWWIPFYGLLGAILTLPWSAGTIRRTGPRPAAYFNLFMTVVALIHGLILFRATLDQEAQQILIHWLKVADLDLTFALNISSVSTAAMELVNSLSLLAQLFALGYMEKDWALARFFGLMGFFEGAMGGLAISDSLFLSYALLEILTLSTYLLVGFWYAQPLVVTAARDAFLTKRVGDVLLLMGVVALATMAGSLNFPDLYEWTETATLSPLVSTLLGLALIAGPIGKCAQFPLHLWLDEAMEGPNPASILRNSVVVACGAYILIKLQPILILSPVASIALIALGAMTAIGASLVAIAQIDIKRALSHSTSAYLGLVFIAVGTQWTGFALMILFAHAISKALLFMSIGGVIYTTNNQNLTEMGGLWSRMPATTTAFVVGAAGLVGLLPLGGFWALRLGIDDFWNQPLLIAVLLLVNGLTAINLTRVFRLAFLGQPQPKTRRAPEVPWPMAVPMVSLTIVTLLVPLMLQRLELLPDWEYLNKPALLLVVLSGVVGCGMGSAIGLRRNWSRPMQISLRFLQDLLAYDFYVDRFYRLTVVFTVGGLSRLAAWFDRYVVDGAVNLVGLASILSGEGLRYSASGQSQAYLLTILIGVGLLGMLMTWFIW from the coding sequence ATGAACCAGTTTCTCCTGCAAAGTAGCTGGTGGATTCCCTTCTATGGATTATTAGGGGCGATTCTCACCTTGCCCTGGTCCGCCGGTACGATCCGGCGGACTGGGCCGCGTCCAGCTGCCTATTTCAACTTGTTTATGACTGTTGTGGCCTTGATCCATGGGCTAATTTTGTTTCGGGCTACCCTGGACCAGGAAGCCCAACAGATCCTGATTCATTGGTTGAAAGTGGCCGATCTGGACCTGACTTTTGCGTTGAATATTTCCTCTGTCAGTACGGCAGCAATGGAGCTGGTTAACAGTTTGAGTCTTTTGGCGCAACTCTTTGCTTTGGGATATATGGAGAAGGATTGGGCCTTGGCTCGCTTCTTCGGTCTGATGGGTTTTTTTGAAGGAGCGATGGGCGGTCTGGCTATCAGTGACTCCCTATTTCTGAGCTATGCCTTACTGGAAATCCTGACCCTGTCTACCTATTTGCTGGTGGGGTTCTGGTATGCTCAGCCCCTGGTTGTGACTGCAGCCCGGGATGCCTTCCTGACGAAACGGGTTGGAGACGTGTTGTTGCTCATGGGGGTGGTAGCTCTGGCTACCATGGCTGGTAGTCTGAACTTTCCAGATCTGTACGAATGGACTGAGACCGCGACCCTCTCACCGCTGGTGTCTACGTTGCTGGGGCTGGCCCTGATTGCTGGTCCGATCGGGAAATGCGCCCAGTTTCCCCTGCACCTGTGGTTGGATGAGGCGATGGAGGGGCCTAACCCAGCTTCGATTTTGCGGAACTCTGTGGTGGTGGCCTGTGGCGCTTACATCTTGATTAAGTTGCAGCCGATTCTGATCCTCTCCCCGGTAGCCTCCATCGCCCTGATTGCCTTGGGGGCGATGACTGCGATCGGTGCTTCTCTGGTAGCCATTGCTCAGATTGATATCAAGCGTGCCCTCTCCCATTCCACCAGTGCCTACCTGGGGCTGGTGTTCATTGCAGTGGGCACCCAGTGGACCGGTTTTGCCCTGATGATTCTATTTGCCCATGCGATTTCCAAGGCTCTGCTATTCATGAGCATTGGCGGGGTGATTTACACCACGAATAATCAGAACCTGACAGAAATGGGAGGGCTGTGGTCCCGGATGCCTGCGACAACGACTGCTTTTGTCGTGGGGGCTGCGGGTCTGGTGGGGCTTCTACCCCTGGGTGGCTTTTGGGCTCTGCGCTTGGGTATTGATGATTTTTGGAACCAACCCCTGCTGATTGCCGTGTTGTTGCTGGTGAATGGGCTGACTGCCATTAATCTGACCCGAGTTTTCCGTCTGGCTTTTCTGGGGCAGCCCCAACCTAAAACGCGGCGGGCTCCAGAAGTGCCCTGGCCAATGGCCGTGCCGATGGTCTCCCTGACGATTGTGACCCTGCTGGTTCCCCTGATGCTGCAGCGCCTGGAACTGCTGCCTGACTGGGAATATCTGAATAAGCCTGCGCTGCTGCTGGTGGTCTTGTCGGGGGTGGTGGGTTGTGGCATGGGAAGCGCTATTGGCCTGCGACGTAACTGGTCTCGACCCATGCAGATTTCCCTCCGCTTTCTTCAGGATTTGCTGGCCTACGATTTTTATGTCGATCGGTTCTACCGCCTGACAGTGGTGTTCACAGTCGGCGGGCTGTCTCGCTTGGCGGCCTGGTTTGATCGCTATGTTGTGGATGGAGCGGTGAATCTGGTTGGGCTGGCGTCGATCTTGAGTGGTGAGGGGCTGCGCTACAGTGCGTCGGGTCAATCCCAGGCTTATCTGCTCACGATTCTGATTGGTGTTGGCCTTCTGGGCATGTTGATGACCTGGTTTATTTGGTAG